CAGTGAGGCCTGGGGTGCCGAGGAGGCCCCTGGCCATGGCATCTTGCCATGTACCTTCTGGCAGCTGTGTGCAGGATTGAGgggtaggcagggctgggcctgtgcGGGCCGCATTCCTGTCCTCAGGGGACTGGTTCAAGGAATGTTCCAGAAGCCTTGGGGTGGGCCAGGGTCCAACTGACCTGGGCTGGAGTTGACTGCTGACCCCCAGGGAGTGCTCCTGCTGCCCCTACGGCATGCAGCCAGCTCCCCCAGATGCAGGTGGCAGTGCCTGTCAGGCCGCTATCCCCCGGGGCTGGGCGGGTCCACCCGCGTGGCAGAGATGAGACTGTCACTTACGACCTGCTATAATCATAATCGCTCTCCATGTCACGTAAAAGACAAGGCACCCAGCTGTCCCAGTGAGCAGTAGCTGGAGTCGGGACCAGGTCCAGGGCGCAGCCCAGGTGCCCCACACTACCCCTGCAGCTGTGAGTctccctccctggccctggggttgtgtgggATGGAGCCTAGCTATGGCGTGTGGCTGAGACGCCACCCCTGGCTGGAGCAGTGCAGAGAGCTGCCCCGCTCTGTCATGCCCGACCTGGGCAGCTGGCCCTTGCTGAGTCCCTTTCTGCTGACCCCCTGCACACAGCCAGCTGCTGGTCCagctgcctttgacctggccctgctgTCCCTCTGAGTCCCCAGTTGTCCATGGTGACTTCTGCTACAGCCTCTTTCCAGGCCCTGGGGGCTTGGTCTGCTACAGACcagtcctgcacctgcatgctgTTACCTGATGCCAGGCGtcccagggaggcagggggaggctgCCAGGACAGAGCGCGCCCCCAGCCACCAGCACTCAGCCCTGCTCACGGCCCGCCCTCCCTGCTGCAGGTCACCAACGAGATCCTGCCCGTGTTGTCCTACTCGTACATGGCGGTGCTGGTGCCGGTCTTCCTGCTGACGGACCTGCTGCGCTACACGCCCgtcctggtgctgcaggtgctcaGCTTCATCGgcgtgtggctgctgctgctgctgggccgcTCGGTTCTGCACATGCAGCTCATGGAGCTCTGCTACGGCGTGACCATGGCCGCCCGCGTCGCCTACTCCTCCTACATCTTCTCCCTGGTCAGCCCCGCCCGCTACCAGCGCATGGCTGGCTACTCGCGGACCGCCGTGCTGCTGGGCGTCTTCACCAGCTCCGTGCTGGGCCAGCTGCTGGTCACTGTGGCCCGGGTCACCTTCAGCGTGCTCAACACTGTCTCGCTGGCCTTCCTCGTCTTCAGCCTGGTCCTCGCCCTCTTCCTCAAACGGCCCCGGCGCAGCCTCTTCTTCCACCGCCCGGCGCCCACCTGTGGGGCCACGCCTGCAGAACTGGCCCAGAtatgccctggccctggcccgggCCCACGGGCGGGTGGCAAGCTGGAACAGGCACTGGTGGCCTTCCGGGACTGCGTGCTGGTGCGCATGCTGCGGGAGCTGGGAATCGGCCTGCGGCAGCCGCAGCTCCGCCTCTGGTCCCTGTGGTGGGTCTTCAACTCGGCCGGCTACTACCTCATCGTCTACTACGTGCACATCTGGTGGAATGAGGTTGACCGGCTCACCGGCGTTAGCCACAGCTACAACGGCGCTGCCGATGCCACCTCCACGCTGCTGGGTACGTGGGGCCGCGCTGCCCCCCCAGGCTCCCCTCGCCCCAgcacctgccctctgccctgtcgGGTCCTGAGTCCCGCCTCCCCTCAGGGGCCGCCACATCCTTCACTGCTGGCTTCGTGAAGATCCGCTGGGCGCTGTGGGCGAAGCTGGTCATCGCGGGTGTCACCGCCTTTCAGGCTGGGCTCATCTGCATCATGATGAACACGTATAACATCTGGCTCTGCTATGCCACGTTTGTGCTGTTCCGCGGGGCCTACCAGTTCCTGGTGCCCATTGCCACGTGAGTACAGAAGGGCCTTCTGAAGGTCCCATCCCCGTCCTCCCCACACTCCCACTTTGACCTGATCCAGTTCCAGCTGCCCTCTGCCCAGGTGCCAGGGAGCCAGCGGTCTCCACCCGCGGCCGTCGCAGCACCTGACGGGGCACCCtgccttgccttcccagacccTCTGGCTCTCTTCTCGCCTGGCACCCTGGTCTTGGTGCCACAGTCCACATACACATGTTCCTGAGGCCCTGATGGGGCTGAGGGGAGAAGCATGCAGGCTCGTGCAGCATGTGTGCACACCTGTCATCTGCATATGAACACACACCACAGCCATCACTACACACACTACAGCcgccactacacacacacacacaccacagccaccactacatacacacactcaccacagccaccactagacacacacaccccacagccactacacacacacacaccacagccaccactgcacacacaccacacaaccactacatacacacacacaccccacagccactacacacacacacaccacagccaccactgcacacacaccacacaaccactacatacacacaccccacagccactacacacacacacacaccacagccatcACTACACACACTACAGCcgccactacacacacacacacaccacagccaccactacatacacacacaccacagccaccactgcacacacacaccacacaaccactacatacacacacacaccccacagccactacacacacacacacaccacagccaccactgcacacacaccacacagccactacacacacacacaccacagccgccactacacacacacacaccacagccactacatacacacaccacagccaccactacacacacacacacaccacagccaccactacacacacacacacacaccacagccaccactacacacacacaccacagccaccactacacacacacacacacaccacagccaccactacacacacacacatcatcatcaccactgcacacacacacacacaaccactacacacaccacacaaccactacatacacacacacaccacagccacctctacacacacacaccacagccaccactaacacacacaccacagccaccactacacacacacaccacagccaccactacacacacacacacacacaccacagccactacacacacacacacaccacagccaccactacacacacacaccacagccaccactgcacacacacacacaccacagccacctctacacacacacaccacagccaccactacagacacacacacacaccacagccaccactacacacacacacacaccacagccaccactacacacacacacacaccacagccaccactacacacacacacacaccacagccacctctacacacacacacaccacagccacctctacacacacacacacaccacagccaccactacacacacacacaccacagccaccactacacacacacacacaccacagccaccactacacacacacacaccacagccacctctacacacacacacaccacagccacctctacacacacacacacaccacagccaccactacacacacacacacaccacagccaccactacacacacacacaccacagccaccactacacacacacacaccacagccacctctacacacacacaccacagccaccactacacacacacaccacagccacctctacacacacacaccacagccaccactacacacacacaccacagccaccactacacacacacaccaaccacagccaccactgcatacacacacatcatcatcaccactgcacacacacacacacacacaaccactacacacaccacacaaccactacatacacacacacacaccacagccaccactacacacacacacacacaccacagccacctctacacacacacacaccacagccaccactacacacacacacaccacagccaccactacacacacacacaccacagccaccactgcacacacacacacaccacagccaccactacacacacacacacaccacagccaccactacacacacacacacaccacagccaccactacacacacacacacaccacagccacctctacacacacacacacacaccacagccacctctacacacacacacacacaccacagccaccactacacacacacacacacaccacagccaccactacacacacacacaccacagccaccactacacacacacacacaccacagccacctctacacacacacaccacagccaccactacacacacacaccacagccaccactacacacacacaccacagccaccactacacacacacacaccacagccaccactacacacacacacacaccacagccaccactacacacacacaccaaccacagccaccactgcatacacacacatcatcatcaccactgcacacacacacacacacaaccactacATACACCACACAAccactacatacacacacacacacacacaccacagccaccactgcatacatacacaccacacaccatcgctacacacacacaccatcactgcACATACACCCCACACACAGCTGCCTGCTTTCTATCCTGGGTTCCTTGGTACTTCTGGCTCCTCTTCCGGGGATTCCCTAGGCCCGGCCTCCCTCCCTTTTTGGCCTGGGAGTAGCCAGCCGCCTCAGCCTGCTTCTCCTTGGTGCTTCCTCCTGTGCTTGTGTGTGTCCTGGCCTTGGCTGTACTCCATGGCAGGCTGGGATGAGCAGTTCAACCCTCTAGTGCCTGGGTTGTTTCAGGACAACTGTTCCTGCTAGGGGCACCCCCAttccccctcaccccccacctGCCACAGAGCTCAGCTATTGCTCATTCCTCACCTGAGCCCAGTTCCTGcccggggctggaccagggcatagccaggagcccagagcttcctctgggtctcctgcatgggtgcaggggcactgAGGACTTGGGCagccccccactgctttcccaggcacatgaacagggagctggatgggaagtggagcagctgcccaGTGGGGACAGGGCTGTGCCCTGGGTCCCAGGGTTGGATTTCGCGACATGCTCAGCGTGTCTCCAGGTATATTTGCGTTGGCTGCTGTCCTGCAGGAGGCTGACTGTCTGTTCTTCCTGCCCAGGTTCCAGATTGCATCCGCGCTCTCCAAGGAGCTCTGCGCCCTGTTCTTTGGCATCAACACATTCCTGGCCACCATCCTGAAGACACTCATCACCCTCATCGTCTCCGACAAGCGCGGCCTCGGGCTGCAAGTGCATGAGCAGGTGGGCCCTGCGGTCTCCATCAGGGAGGAGAGACCCCCGGTCTCCCATCAGGGAGGGTCTGCCTTGGGCCTGCAGGGCCTCCCAATGCCCGCCTAACCTGAACCCAGCTACAGGCAGGCCGGGTTGTCCTGTGGGCCATGCTGGATCACGCTGGGCCAATGAGGATGAGTGGGGTTTCACCTGGGCACTGGGTAGGTAAGTTACGAGCACGCCTTTGCCTGGCCAGGCACCACCTCGTGCTGCCTACCTGGGCCCAGGCGTGGGCCTCTGGGTCCCTTGCGTGCACCCCGTAGGGTCAACGAGGTCGCGTCAGGGCTGCTGCAGCTGGCAGATGCGAGCACAGAGGGGCGTGGCACTGGCCACCAGGGGACACAGGTGTCCTCGGCCGGTGAGACAGTCTTGCCCACCTGGCAGGCACCTCTGCAGTGGGCTGGCTACTCTGAGGAGACTGGAGGGCCAGCCTGTGTGGGCCTGTGACTGCCATGTCCACCTGAGGCCAGTGGCTGCCAGGAACCAACGGGGCTATCCCTGGGGGGCGGTCAGCCCTTCCCCGTCCTCAGCCTGTGCCAGGCGTTGGGGCCTTCACCTGGGCTGGGTCAGTGTCAATCCCGTGGGAGGCCAAGCATGCTGGACAGGTGGCAGGCGAGAGGGGCTGGCCCAGGGTCCTGATCACCGTCCTTCCTATGTCTTGGCCAAGCCCAGAAGTGGGCACTCCGACCGTGCAGGGACCACAGCTGCCCTCAGTGCCCccagtgtgtgtgtctctgcacTCTGTGTATGTACCCCAGTGTGTCTGCACCCCGTGTCCCTGCGCCTGTGTGCCCCTCCCCCACACTCTGCAAGGGCTCCTGTTTCATGAGGAATCCTTAGAGATTTGCTCCCTCTCATCGTCCGTTTGTTTCTTGTGAGAAATCGTATTTAATTGTAGGAGAGTGTCTGGTGGGGACGGGTGGTGAGCGGGGAGCGAGAATGCTTCCATTCAgtaattcactctgcaaatggctgcagtggccaggccttGGGCAGCAGCTCCATCCGGGTgccctctgtgggtgcaggggcccggccCCCAAGCTGTCATGGCCGCCTCCTCGCCCGCAGgtcggagctgggtgggaagtcgATGCGGAGCcactgccctggaaagcagtggcatATGCCGCCCCTCCacctctcttcatttctctcagAGGTCCATGCGGTGCCTCTGTGTTCTGGAAACTTCTGTGGGTGGGCTTCGTTCTCTGGCTGGGGTTCCACTGCTGGATTCAGATCTTGCTGGTGGCTCATGTTACGGTGTGAAGCCTGAGAACTTCCAGATGCTTTGAGTTCATTTAGCTATTGGAATGGCGGAGAGACGCGGGcgtcttccatctgtgggtcaCTGCCTGGATGCTCACggtagctgggctgggccagtctgcaacAGCGGCCgggagctccatgcaggtctcccacgggatGGCACACAGTTCCTGTGGGCATCTCATGGGCTCGGCCTGGAGCCAGCGTTGGCCTTGGCAGGCAGCTGTAGTGTTGCCCGCAGTCCGTGGCCTTGGCTTCAAGTCTGGTTTGCTGACACCAAGACTCTGTGTGGTGTTGGCTGTGCCTGGAGCAGCTTGGCATGGGGAGTGTCCTGGGTCTGTGTCAGCCATGGCTGTGCCAATGGGCAGCTCACACTGGCTCACTGTCCTGCAGTCCCAGGAGAGCCGACCAGTCCAGAGCCCCCTATCCTCGGTTCCACAGGTGTCTGCTGTGGGCTTCCTTAAGGCCCAGTGTGCACCTGCGGGGCCAGGTCGACAGCAGTGGGTGTGTGCTCATGTGATCAGAGCTGTGTCCGCATGGTTAACTTTCTGCATGGCCGGCTGTGTCCATGTGGTTAACTGTGTTGGTGTGGCCATCTGTGTCTGGTTAACTCTCCACGTGGTCAGCTGTTTTCATGTGGTCCAGTTTGGCCATGCTGACTGCTTTACCATGGCAGGATTTTGTAGGTTCCTTTGGACCCCAGGTGGCCCTCTGTCATGTGCAGGCCGTGGGTAGGTTCCTTCAGGCCCTCCTGTCATGTGCAGGCCGTGGGTAGGTTCCTTCAGGCCCCCCCTGTCATGTGCAGGCCGTGGGTAGGTTCCTTAGGACCCCAGGTGGGCACCCGTGCTGTTTGGCTCCGTGGCTCTTTCCTGCTGCAGTGCACAGGCAACAGCTTGGTTTCCTTGTTTCTGGTCCTTTCTAGAAAGTTCTCGAGACGAGAGCTATGGAGACTGGTTGGAGGCTCCCTTGTAGCCACGTGGTCGGTGGTCAGCTCCGTCTTCCTGGGCTGAGTTTTGGGTTACTTTCTGATCTCTGAGACCCATGATGACTTCCCCATCTTCCTCCTGTCACTGGTTTGTTAGATTCTTCTGTGACAGAGCACGCGTTCTGGGGGCAGGACTGGCGAGGAGGGCATGCTGAGAGCACAGCCTTGGGGCCAACTCCCGGACTCCCGTCCTGTCCGTGTTTAACGCAGTAGGTTGCGCCTCAGGACCCAGGTTGGCCGTTCGTCCTTCCCTTTCTGTTGCCTGTGCTgcagtgtggggtgtgtgtgtgtgtgtgtgtgtgtgtgtgtgtgtatgttggtgCGTGCCCTGTGTCTCCCTTGTGCGCATTTCCTGTGTCACGGTGGCGTGTCTGGCGTGCTCGGTGTACGTTTCCTGTGTCATGGTGGCGTGTCTGGCGTGCTCGGTGTGCATTTCCTGTGTCATGGTGGCATGTCTGGCCTGCTGGGTGTGCATTTCCTGTGTCAGTGGTGTGTCTGGCGTGCTCAGTGTGCATTTCCTGTGTCAGTGGTGTGTCTGGCGTGCTCAGTGTGCATTTCCTGTggctgcatctggtgttttctgACATCTGCAGTATAGAAATACTGCCTCATTGGATGTCACCGTGTCTTCCCTGGCACATGGACAAAGGTGTGTTACAAGgttctggaaggcagtgggtaTTCAGCTTACACCTTCAGCTGGGGTGCCTGGGTCTGGTTCTGGCTCGGACACTAGCTTGCCAAGGCCGACCTTGGgccatccagggctgagccaagcgcTCCTGGAAACGCTGCATGGAGCGCCTTGTTCAGCGCCATGGTGTCACTTTTTGGTTTCATCCCCTCATGGCGTTCTTGGGCTTTCCCCTCTGTGGAGCAGCCTCGTGTGGCCATGGCATCCAACACTGGTCCCAGCACGACTCCCCTGTTCAGAGAACCACCACGATTTCTGGCAGATCTGCTGGGACAGCCTCCTCTCCCAACACCTTGACTGCCTCTGCCTCCTGGAGGTGGCATCTCACCCGCGAGCCGGTGGCGTATCCCTGTTGCAGTTTCTGTGGATGAGCCACGTGGTGGGGAAGGCTGTGGCGCTGTGGGCTTGTCCTCCTGGATTCTTGGCACCCGGACCTGCAGGTCTGGAGTGCTCCCCGCAACCTCCTGTGCCGCCATCTCCCTAGGGCTCCTGTTCACCTGCTCTGTGTGCAGCACTGTGCAATTTCGTGGTGCCTCGCTGCATCCCTGCTGTGAGCTCAGCCCCTGCTGTGGGCGGCTGATGTCTCCAGGCCGCTGCCCTGGGCAGGGCCCCATGCTGGCCACCAGCAGCAGTGTCCTCCCTGCAGCCTGGCGAGGGCGGTGGGGTGCCTCTCGCTCAACTCAGGAAGGGTCCTGTGTTTGCGCTGCATTGCGTGGGCTCAGCCCCAGACCTTGAGCACCACCTGGGAGCTCTGGCATCCGCAGAGCTAGGTGGGGTCACGGGAGGGAGAGGCTGCCTTGTGTGAGGCTGAGCTCCCTGGGCATTCTGCTCACCCTCATGGGTCCTCCTGGGATTCTGCGGCCGCCCAGGGCAGTGACGGCTGAAGCAGCCGCATCCCAGCCCCCCACCTGGCCACTCTCTTGCAGTTCAAAGTCTACTTCGGGTACTTCCTGGTGCTGACCATCGCCTACGCCTTAGGGGCCCTGCTGGACTTCCTGTGGCACATGGCTGCCACCAACCGGTGCCAATGGCCCAGGAGCTGCAGAGCCCGGAGAAACCACCGCAAGGACCATGCGTGCTGGACACTGCCCCGCCCCTCCTCCCCAGGGACCGAGCGGAGCATGGACCTGTGTGAGGTGAAGGCCTGACCCTCTGGGACACCCCAGCCCACCCTCAGCTGTGTAACAGTCTCTCCCCGCAGCGCAGGCAGCCCTGGCCAACTCTGGCCAGGCACCACGGAGCCCTTGCTGCGAAGGACACTCCTGCAGCCCCTCTGGAGGCCACAGGCTGGCCCTGTACAGGGCTGCCGCTGCAtggagcccagcccagggcaCTTTAGCACAGGCCCTGACCAAACTGTGACATCCTTGGGTAACGACTTGAACAACGTGCTggtctttttaaataaaaccaggaaccacactgggcttctctctgtatattagGAGGCAGGTCCCATACCCCATACCCCAAGCCTTTTCCTGTTCTCAGTGACTGGGCGCTGCTCCGGCCTCCCTGGGCTGAGGCGTGCCCTTTGCCAAGGGGCTGGACTGGCTGCCCTCTGACCTGTACATGCCCAGCTGTGGCCCTGGCAGGGAGAAGTGCCACACTCGACACACTCCCAGTGGGGGACCCAGGGCGGACCAAGCCCCCTGTACTGTGCCCCTCCAGGGCCTCTGGGTCAAGGAGGAAGCTGCCACATGTGGGGTCCTGTGTCACAGCTACTGTGGCCAGGTGGGGCCAGGGCCCATGCCAGCCCACTGTCCCCTTGGGCCTAGGGTGCCTCTTCCTGGGATACCCCCCCTTGCCAGCCACTAGGGCAGGGCCTTCGTGGGACTCCTGTACCCTCATGCCCCCTCCACTCATTGGGCTGTATGGTTCCAGGGGGTCAGAGCCTGTGGACACCTGCTGTGGTGAGCCCCTGTGTGCTGGGCctggggtgaggggcagagctTGTGTGAGTCTTGATCGCATGACAGGTGCCTGGGGCACCCCGGGGATGCCTACCCCCTTCTTGAACAGTGCAGTGTGCAGACCAGGTTAGGTGTATGTGGGGTCACCTCACACTGGCCCCAAGCATGAACAGTCCAGGCGCCTGGGTACATAGGACCAGGCTCTTGTGGGGAGCCCAGGCGGGGACCAGCATGAAGCCAACCCAAGGGCCGGTTTCCCAGGGCCTTGGCTGGGTTAGCTCTGTTCCACTATGAGTCTGCATGGCAGGGTGGCCTGGGCCATGTGGACATATGGCCTTGGTCCTGGGTGTGGCCATGGGGACACTGAGCCTAGAGACCTGctccagccagggctgcagctgcaggaagTTCACGCCAGGCTCGCTCtggaggtttttaaaaaatacactcttTGGCGTCTTTAATTCTTTGAGGGTTACACGGTATGGGAGCCACACGGGGACGAGCCCCAGCCGAGGTCCAGGCTGTGGGTACCCCCCGCTGCCCCCTTGCCTGCTGTGGCCTGCCAGTGTCCAGGCCGCCCAGGCCCTACTTGGAGGAGGTCATGAAGCTGTTCTCGATGCAGAGGACAATGTAGGCATTGTGGCAGCCGGCCGCCGTCTGTTCCAGCAGCCGGCCGCCCAGCAGCGAGGAGGCCTGGCCCGTGGCCCCTGCCGCCTCTGTCCGCCAGGTCTCGCAGTAGCTCTCGGTCAGCCTGCGCCCGCTAGGGTCTGAACCATGCCACACGCTCTTCTGGGGCCTGTGGAGGGGCAGCTGGTTTTCAGCCACACCCAGAGCAATCCAACtccaggccaggcaaggttgGGAGTGGTGGGGACCACGAGAGGGTGGGGCTTAGCCTGGTCCCTCCCCACGGTGGTCTCTGCAGCTGCCTCCTGGCTGGTCCTGGCTCCCCTGGCTGGGGTCCTGGCCACACCTGTCCCCTGGAGCAGCACCTGCCCACTGGGGAGGCAGCACCAGCACCTAGCATGAGGATCAGAGCTGATGTGCGCACAGCCCCACTCCCATGCTGCCCCCATCCTGTGACCCTCAGTCCAGGCCTGGGGATGGGCACGGCACAGCCAAGGAGGCCAGCTCCTGGGGGCTCCGGGCCACACCACCTACCAGGCTGGGTGCCGCAGGACGTCCCTGCCGTCGAAGGAGAAGATGCGGGCCCCCGGCCTCAACTGGCCGCGGGTGCCCGAGAACAGAGCCTCCCAGCTGGGGAACAGCTCCTCGTCCTGTACGGACACAGCAGGGCGGTCAGGCCATAGGGGCGGGGCACGGGGAGTCCGGGCTGGCCCGCCCCATCCTCCCCGCAGCCCCTGCACACCTTGAGGTTGACAATGGGCAGGCCCGTGCGGTCGGAGCGGCGCACGATGCTGTACAGGTCTTGCAGGCGCGAGGACAGGAAGGCACGGAAAGTGCCGGCCAGCCCCACTGCCCGCGCCTGCTGGAAGCACTGGAAATCCGCCCCGCGGATGCCACGCATGCCGCCCGAGAGGGGGCTGTTGAGCGCCACCAGGTGGAGCTGAGAGGAAATAACGCCACTgtcacagcccagcaggggcacccagcTCACCCAGCCCCTGTGAGCAGGGCACAGGGCCCAACCTGCCAGACCCCTCAGCCCACGGGCAGCAAGGgtgggctgggggctgcaggcccagctggCCTGGCTGCCCTCCTGAAATGTCCTCACTGTCCCCTTCCTGGGCCTGGTGGCCCGGAGGGCAGAGGGGCCAGGATGCCCTGCGTCCACTGTGGGAACTCACCACTGGCTGGAAGTCCTGGTGGATGTGGTCAGGTGAGGCCGTGGGGCGGGCTGGCTGCAGGTGCGTGTAGGAGCCGTGGCGAGGGGCTCCGGGGTAGGGCCGGGGGTCTGGCAGGTATGGGGGGTTGGCCAGGATGTCATCGGCTCGCCAGGGCCGCACTGTGGAGTGG
This sequence is a window from Ochotona princeps isolate mOchPri1 chromosome 3, mOchPri1.hap1, whole genome shotgun sequence. Protein-coding genes within it:
- the SLC19A1 gene encoding reduced folate transporter isoform X2 produces the protein MAPSSEDPKSDPKLALKSDPEPDPTSDPVSEPEPSRELRSWHCLVFYLCFYGFMAQMRPGESFITPYLLGPDKNFTRAQVTNEILPVLSYSYMAVLVPVFLLTDLLRYTPVLVLQVLSFIGVWLLLLLGRSVLHMQLMELCYGVTMAARVAYSSYIFSLVSPARYQRMAGYSRTAVLLGVFTSSVLGQLLVTVARVTFSVLNTVSLAFLVFSLVLALFLKRPRRSLFFHRPAPTCGATPAELAQICPGPGPGPRAGGKLEQALVAFRDCVLVRMLRELGIGLRQPQLRLWSLWWVFNSAGYYLIVYYVHIWWNEVDRLTGVSHSYNGAADATSTLLGAATSFTAGFVKIRWALWAKLVIAGVTAFQAGLICIMMNTYNIWLCYATFVLFRGAYQFLVPIATFQIASALSKELCALFFGINTFLATILKTLITLIVSDKRGLGLQVHEQFKVYFGYFLVLTIAYALGALLDFLWHMAATNRCQWPRSCRARRNHRKDHACWTLPRPSSPGTERSMDLCEVKA
- the SLC19A1 gene encoding reduced folate transporter isoform X3 is translated as MAVLVPVFLLTDLLRYTPVLVLQVLSFIGVWLLLLLGRSVLHMQLMELCYGVTMAARVAYSSYIFSLVSPARYQRMAGYSRTAVLLGVFTSSVLGQLLVTVARVTFSVLNTVSLAFLVFSLVLALFLKRPRRSLFFHRPAPTCGATPAELAQICPGPGPGPRAGGKLEQALVAFRDCVLVRMLRELGIGLRQPQLRLWSLWWVFNSAGYYLIVYYVHIWWNEVDRLTGVSHSYNGAADATSTLLGAATSFTAGFVKIRWALWAKLVIAGVTAFQAGLICIMMNTYNIWLCYATFVLFRGAYQFLVPIATFQIASALSKELCALFFGINTFLATILKTLITLIVSDKRGLGLQVHEQFKVYFGYFLVLTIAYALGALLDFLWHMAATNRCQWPRSCRARRNHRKDHACWTLPRPSSPGTERSMDLCEVKA
- the SLC19A1 gene encoding reduced folate transporter isoform X1, which codes for MASRLLPGAGGQGAAPRLGGPAPACPLARPGASSSMAPSSEDPKSDPKLALKSDPEPDPTSDPVSEPEPSRELRSWHCLVFYLCFYGFMAQMRPGESFITPYLLGPDKNFTRAQVTNEILPVLSYSYMAVLVPVFLLTDLLRYTPVLVLQVLSFIGVWLLLLLGRSVLHMQLMELCYGVTMAARVAYSSYIFSLVSPARYQRMAGYSRTAVLLGVFTSSVLGQLLVTVARVTFSVLNTVSLAFLVFSLVLALFLKRPRRSLFFHRPAPTCGATPAELAQICPGPGPGPRAGGKLEQALVAFRDCVLVRMLRELGIGLRQPQLRLWSLWWVFNSAGYYLIVYYVHIWWNEVDRLTGVSHSYNGAADATSTLLGAATSFTAGFVKIRWALWAKLVIAGVTAFQAGLICIMMNTYNIWLCYATFVLFRGAYQFLVPIATFQIASALSKELCALFFGINTFLATILKTLITLIVSDKRGLGLQVHEQFKVYFGYFLVLTIAYALGALLDFLWHMAATNRCQWPRSCRARRNHRKDHACWTLPRPSSPGTERSMDLCEVKA